AGGTGCAGAGCACACTTTGGTACCCGGCAAGATCTTTATTTGGAGTGCCGCTCGTTAAAAATATTGGTGCTAGAAATGGTTACCTTTACGGCAATTCTGCATGAGGAGGAGGATATGTACGTGGCCGAATGTCCAGAGGTCGGAACGGTGAGTCAGGGAGGGACCATAGAAGAGGCTATTGATAATCTCAGAGAAGCTACGGAACTTTATTTGGAAGAGTTCCCCTTAAAGGAAGGCCGGAAATCACTGATGACCACTTTTGAGGTGGCTGTTCGTGCCAAGACTTAAGGACGTCTCGGAAGATACCGTAGTACGAATTCTTTGTAATAAGATGGGTTTTGAGATTAGCAGCCAATCAGGCAGCCATGTCAGACTTTCCAAGATGAGACCAGAGGGCAAAGTTGGCACGGTCGTTCCCTTGCATAAAGAGCTGAATAATAGGTACGTTGAGTGGAGTTCTCAAATAGGCAAAAGTAGATATGAAGGAGTTCTCCAAATATCTGTGATTAACTCTTCAGTCACATGGATGATTCTATCTAACTAACGTCAGCGACCAAAAATGGGACAACTACGTTCATCGAGTCGGATACTCATGAGAGGCTAAAAGAAAACTGCCTCAAATAATATAATCCTCTTAGTCTGGTACAGAGCCATGCACCTAAAGATCCAAGCAGTTCCCCCTTTCGATTTCCATTTAAGCGCTACCATCTTCGCCACCGGCGACCCACAGGTCCGCACCTACGCAAACGGAACGTTCTGGCAGGTACTTCGCGTCAACTCCAAACTGGCGCTCGTTATCGTAACAGCTTCAGGCACCGTTGAGCAGCCCGAGCTGTCAGTCGATTTACAGCCCCGGGATGAGCT
The nucleotide sequence above comes from Methanomicrobia archaeon. Encoded proteins:
- a CDS encoding type II toxin-antitoxin system HicB family antitoxin; translation: MVTFTAILHEEEDMYVAECPEVGTVSQGGTIEEAIDNLREATELYLEEFPLKEGRKSLMTTFEVAVRAKT